In Pseudomonas nunensis, a single window of DNA contains:
- a CDS encoding YeaH/YhbH family protein encodes MSYVIDRRLNGKNKSTVNRQRFLRRYRDHIKKAVEEAVSRRSITDMEHGEQISIPGRDIDEPVLHHGRGGKQTVVHPGNKEFTSGEHIARPPGGGGGRGPGKAGNSGEGMDEFVFQITQEEFLEFMFEDLELPNLVKRNLTGTDTFKTVRAGISNEGNPSRINIIRTLRSAHARRIALSGSSRARLRDAKEELARLKREEPDNFGDIQEIEAEIEKLSARIHRVPFLDTFDLKYNLLIKQPNPSSKAVMFCLMDVSGSMTQATKDIAKRFFILLYLFLKRNYDKIDVVFIRHHTSAREVDEEEFFYSRETGGTIVSSALKLMQEIMAERYPSNEWNIYAAQASDGDNWNDDSPICRDILINQIMPFVQYYTYVEITPREHQALWFEYERIAEAFSDTFAQQQLVSAGDIYPVFRELFQRRLVT; translated from the coding sequence ATGAGCTATGTGATCGACCGACGTCTCAATGGCAAGAACAAGAGCACGGTGAACCGCCAGCGGTTCCTGCGGCGCTACCGTGATCACATCAAAAAGGCCGTCGAAGAGGCGGTCAGCCGGCGTTCCATTACCGATATGGAACATGGCGAACAAATCAGCATTCCCGGCCGCGACATCGACGAGCCGGTGCTTCACCACGGCCGCGGTGGCAAGCAAACCGTCGTGCATCCGGGCAACAAGGAATTCACCAGCGGCGAGCACATTGCCCGGCCACCCGGAGGTGGTGGCGGCAGAGGTCCCGGCAAGGCCGGCAACTCTGGCGAAGGGATGGATGAGTTTGTCTTCCAGATCACTCAGGAGGAATTCCTCGAATTCATGTTCGAGGACCTCGAACTGCCGAACCTGGTCAAACGCAACCTGACCGGCACCGACACCTTCAAGACGGTTCGCGCCGGCATCAGCAACGAGGGCAACCCGTCGCGGATCAACATCATCCGCACCCTGCGCTCAGCCCATGCCCGGCGTATCGCCCTGTCCGGCAGCAGCCGTGCGCGGTTGCGGGACGCCAAAGAGGAACTGGCTCGACTAAAACGGGAAGAGCCGGACAATTTCGGCGATATCCAGGAAATCGAAGCGGAAATCGAGAAACTCAGCGCGCGGATTCACCGGGTGCCGTTCCTCGACACCTTCGACCTCAAGTACAACTTGCTCATCAAGCAGCCCAACCCCAGCTCCAAAGCGGTGATGTTCTGCCTGATGGACGTATCCGGCTCGATGACGCAGGCGACCAAGGACATCGCCAAGCGCTTCTTCATCTTGCTGTACCTGTTTCTCAAGCGTAACTACGACAAGATCGACGTCGTGTTCATCCGCCACCACACCAGCGCCCGCGAAGTGGACGAGGAAGAGTTTTTCTACTCACGGGAAACCGGCGGCACCATCGTTTCCAGCGCCTTGAAACTGATGCAAGAGATCATGGCCGAGCGTTATCCGAGCAACGAGTGGAACATCTACGCCGCCCAGGCTTCCGACGGCGACAACTGGAATGACGACTCGCCGATCTGCCGCGACATCCTGATCAACCAGATCATGCCGTTTGTGCAGTACTACACTTACGTTGAGATCACCCCACGCGAACATCAGGCATTGTGGTTCGAATACGAACGCATCGCCGAAGCCTTCTCTGACACTTTTGCCCAGCAGCAACTGGTCTCGGCCGGGGATATTTACCCGGTCTTCCGTGAACTCTTCCAGCGCAGGTTAGTGACATGA